From one Leguminivora glycinivorella isolate SPB_JAAS2020 chromosome 5, LegGlyc_1.1, whole genome shotgun sequence genomic stretch:
- the LOC125226673 gene encoding MAP kinase-interacting serine/threonine-protein kinase 1-like isoform X1 yields the protein MDDDEDILAAIQNFLIKGVGRCSSQSSSERESDESPRSSEPSAPVPIPDNEDLQRRKEEARRKRRRKKRSGSSVVTSCFQDLYKLTGEVLGEGAYASVQACVNIYTGQEFAVKIIDKVPGHARARVFREVETFHYCQGHPNIIQLIEFFEDTDKFYLVFEKINGGQLLSRIQEHHYFSEPQAAEIVREIANALHFLHGKGVAHRDLKPENILCVHTDRLCPVKICDFDLGSGISFTSSLAGPLATPQLMTPVGSAEFMAPEVVSLFAGSAATHYDKRCDLWSLGVIAYILLCGYPPFRADCGADCGWERGENCRACQDLLFTSIQEGRYTFPEEEWAHISDDAKDLIRQLLVREARRRLSAERVLQHPWLRRARADHDADHYPPLQTPINIKRNMSARNLSNFAESAMAVNRVIQQHFSMNYSYLEPAAPLRSSKSCQPAPAPLPAPARTCRAPLGLSPPADSTLLRRRLQAALAH from the exons ATGGATGACGATGAAGATATTCTAGCAGCAATTCAGAATTTTTTGATTAAAG GCGTAGGCCGTTGCAGCAGTCAGTCATCGAGCGAGCGAGAATCCGACGAGAGTCCGAGAAGCTCGGAGCCGTCGGCGCCCGTTCCCATACCTGACAACGAGGACCTGCAGCGGCGCAAGGAGGAGGCGCGAAGGAAGCGCCGGAGGAAGAAGCGCTCTGGGAGCTCGGTGGTCACATCGTGTTTCCAAG ACCTGTACAAGCTCACGGGCGAAGTATTGGGCGAGGGTGCGTACGCCTCGGTGCAGGCATGCGTGAACATCTACACTGGGCAGGAGTTCGCCGTGAAGATCATCGACAAAGTGCCGGGGCACGCCCGCGCCCGGGTGTTCCGCGAGGTGGAGACCTTCCACTACTGCCAGGGACACCCAAACATAATCCAGCTCATTGAATTCTTTGAGGACACAGACAAGTTTTACCTTGTCTTTGAGAAG ATCAACGGTGGGCAGCTCCTATCCCGCATCCAAGAGCACCACTACTTCTCCGAGCCGCAGGCGGCCGAGATCGTGCGCGAGATCGCGAACGCCCTGCACTTCCTGCACGGCAAGGGCGTGGCGCACCGCGACCTCAAGCCGGAGAACATACTGTGTGTGCACACCGACCGGCTGTGCCCCGTCAAGATCTGCGACTTTGATCTTGGTAGCGGCATCAGCTTCACGTCCAGCCTCGCGGGGCCGCTGGCCACGCCGCAGCTCATGACACCG GTGGGCAGCGCGGAATTCATGGCCCCAGAGGTGGTGTCTTTGTTCGCGGGCTCGGCGGCGACGCACTACGACAAGCGCTGCGACCTGTGGTCGCTCGGCGTGATCGCGTACATCCTGCTGTGCGGCTACCCGCCGTTCCGCGCGGACTGCGGCGCCGACTGCGGCTGGGAGCGCGGCGAGAACTGCCGCGCTTGTCAGGACCTCCTCTTCACTTCCATACAG GAGGGGAGGTACACGTTTCCCGAGGAGGAGTGGGCGCACATCAGCGACGACGCCAAGGACCTGATCCGCCAGCTGCTGGTGCGCGAGGCGCGGCGGCGGCTCAGCGCCGAGCGCGTGCTGCAGCACCCCTGGCTGCGCCGCGCCAGGGCCGACCACGACGCAGACCATTATCCGCCGCTGCAGACGCCTATTAATATTAAGCG CAACATGTCGGCGCGCAACCTGTCCAACTTCGCGGAGTCGGCGATGGCGGTGAACCGCGTGATCCAGCAGCACTTCTCCATGAACTACTCGTACCTGGAGCCGGCGGCGCCGCTGCGCTCCAGCAAGTCGTGCcagccggcgccggcgccgctgCCCGCGCCCGCGCGCACGTGCCGCGCGCCGCTCGGCCTGTCCCCGCCCGCCGACAGCACGCTGCTGCGCCGCCGCCTGCAGGCCGCGCTGGCGCACTAG
- the LOC125226673 gene encoding MAP kinase-interacting serine/threonine-protein kinase 1-like isoform X3, translated as MSCVGRCSSQSSSERESDESPRSSEPSAPVPIPDNEDLQRRKEEARRKRRRKKRSGSSVVTSCFQDLYKLTGEVLGEGAYASVQACVNIYTGQEFAVKIIDKVPGHARARVFREVETFHYCQGHPNIIQLIEFFEDTDKFYLVFEKINGGQLLSRIQEHHYFSEPQAAEIVREIANALHFLHGKGVAHRDLKPENILCVHTDRLCPVKICDFDLGSGISFTSSLAGPLATPQLMTPVGSAEFMAPEVVSLFAGSAATHYDKRCDLWSLGVIAYILLCGYPPFRADCGADCGWERGENCRACQDLLFTSIQEGRYTFPEEEWAHISDDAKDLIRQLLVREARRRLSAERVLQHPWLRRARADHDADHYPPLQTPINIKRNMSARNLSNFAESAMAVNRVIQQHFSMNYSYLEPAAPLRSSKSCQPAPAPLPAPARTCRAPLGLSPPADSTLLRRRLQAALAH; from the exons ATGtctt GCGTAGGCCGTTGCAGCAGTCAGTCATCGAGCGAGCGAGAATCCGACGAGAGTCCGAGAAGCTCGGAGCCGTCGGCGCCCGTTCCCATACCTGACAACGAGGACCTGCAGCGGCGCAAGGAGGAGGCGCGAAGGAAGCGCCGGAGGAAGAAGCGCTCTGGGAGCTCGGTGGTCACATCGTGTTTCCAAG ACCTGTACAAGCTCACGGGCGAAGTATTGGGCGAGGGTGCGTACGCCTCGGTGCAGGCATGCGTGAACATCTACACTGGGCAGGAGTTCGCCGTGAAGATCATCGACAAAGTGCCGGGGCACGCCCGCGCCCGGGTGTTCCGCGAGGTGGAGACCTTCCACTACTGCCAGGGACACCCAAACATAATCCAGCTCATTGAATTCTTTGAGGACACAGACAAGTTTTACCTTGTCTTTGAGAAG ATCAACGGTGGGCAGCTCCTATCCCGCATCCAAGAGCACCACTACTTCTCCGAGCCGCAGGCGGCCGAGATCGTGCGCGAGATCGCGAACGCCCTGCACTTCCTGCACGGCAAGGGCGTGGCGCACCGCGACCTCAAGCCGGAGAACATACTGTGTGTGCACACCGACCGGCTGTGCCCCGTCAAGATCTGCGACTTTGATCTTGGTAGCGGCATCAGCTTCACGTCCAGCCTCGCGGGGCCGCTGGCCACGCCGCAGCTCATGACACCG GTGGGCAGCGCGGAATTCATGGCCCCAGAGGTGGTGTCTTTGTTCGCGGGCTCGGCGGCGACGCACTACGACAAGCGCTGCGACCTGTGGTCGCTCGGCGTGATCGCGTACATCCTGCTGTGCGGCTACCCGCCGTTCCGCGCGGACTGCGGCGCCGACTGCGGCTGGGAGCGCGGCGAGAACTGCCGCGCTTGTCAGGACCTCCTCTTCACTTCCATACAG GAGGGGAGGTACACGTTTCCCGAGGAGGAGTGGGCGCACATCAGCGACGACGCCAAGGACCTGATCCGCCAGCTGCTGGTGCGCGAGGCGCGGCGGCGGCTCAGCGCCGAGCGCGTGCTGCAGCACCCCTGGCTGCGCCGCGCCAGGGCCGACCACGACGCAGACCATTATCCGCCGCTGCAGACGCCTATTAATATTAAGCG CAACATGTCGGCGCGCAACCTGTCCAACTTCGCGGAGTCGGCGATGGCGGTGAACCGCGTGATCCAGCAGCACTTCTCCATGAACTACTCGTACCTGGAGCCGGCGGCGCCGCTGCGCTCCAGCAAGTCGTGCcagccggcgccggcgccgctgCCCGCGCCCGCGCGCACGTGCCGCGCGCCGCTCGGCCTGTCCCCGCCCGCCGACAGCACGCTGCTGCGCCGCCGCCTGCAGGCCGCGCTGGCGCACTAG
- the LOC125226673 gene encoding MAP kinase-interacting serine/threonine-protein kinase 1-like isoform X2 — MVKKISEESVDSGVGRCSSQSSSERESDESPRSSEPSAPVPIPDNEDLQRRKEEARRKRRRKKRSGSSVVTSCFQDLYKLTGEVLGEGAYASVQACVNIYTGQEFAVKIIDKVPGHARARVFREVETFHYCQGHPNIIQLIEFFEDTDKFYLVFEKINGGQLLSRIQEHHYFSEPQAAEIVREIANALHFLHGKGVAHRDLKPENILCVHTDRLCPVKICDFDLGSGISFTSSLAGPLATPQLMTPVGSAEFMAPEVVSLFAGSAATHYDKRCDLWSLGVIAYILLCGYPPFRADCGADCGWERGENCRACQDLLFTSIQEGRYTFPEEEWAHISDDAKDLIRQLLVREARRRLSAERVLQHPWLRRARADHDADHYPPLQTPINIKRNMSARNLSNFAESAMAVNRVIQQHFSMNYSYLEPAAPLRSSKSCQPAPAPLPAPARTCRAPLGLSPPADSTLLRRRLQAALAH, encoded by the exons ATGGTGAAGAAAATTTCAGAAGAGAGTGTAGATAGCG GCGTAGGCCGTTGCAGCAGTCAGTCATCGAGCGAGCGAGAATCCGACGAGAGTCCGAGAAGCTCGGAGCCGTCGGCGCCCGTTCCCATACCTGACAACGAGGACCTGCAGCGGCGCAAGGAGGAGGCGCGAAGGAAGCGCCGGAGGAAGAAGCGCTCTGGGAGCTCGGTGGTCACATCGTGTTTCCAAG ACCTGTACAAGCTCACGGGCGAAGTATTGGGCGAGGGTGCGTACGCCTCGGTGCAGGCATGCGTGAACATCTACACTGGGCAGGAGTTCGCCGTGAAGATCATCGACAAAGTGCCGGGGCACGCCCGCGCCCGGGTGTTCCGCGAGGTGGAGACCTTCCACTACTGCCAGGGACACCCAAACATAATCCAGCTCATTGAATTCTTTGAGGACACAGACAAGTTTTACCTTGTCTTTGAGAAG ATCAACGGTGGGCAGCTCCTATCCCGCATCCAAGAGCACCACTACTTCTCCGAGCCGCAGGCGGCCGAGATCGTGCGCGAGATCGCGAACGCCCTGCACTTCCTGCACGGCAAGGGCGTGGCGCACCGCGACCTCAAGCCGGAGAACATACTGTGTGTGCACACCGACCGGCTGTGCCCCGTCAAGATCTGCGACTTTGATCTTGGTAGCGGCATCAGCTTCACGTCCAGCCTCGCGGGGCCGCTGGCCACGCCGCAGCTCATGACACCG GTGGGCAGCGCGGAATTCATGGCCCCAGAGGTGGTGTCTTTGTTCGCGGGCTCGGCGGCGACGCACTACGACAAGCGCTGCGACCTGTGGTCGCTCGGCGTGATCGCGTACATCCTGCTGTGCGGCTACCCGCCGTTCCGCGCGGACTGCGGCGCCGACTGCGGCTGGGAGCGCGGCGAGAACTGCCGCGCTTGTCAGGACCTCCTCTTCACTTCCATACAG GAGGGGAGGTACACGTTTCCCGAGGAGGAGTGGGCGCACATCAGCGACGACGCCAAGGACCTGATCCGCCAGCTGCTGGTGCGCGAGGCGCGGCGGCGGCTCAGCGCCGAGCGCGTGCTGCAGCACCCCTGGCTGCGCCGCGCCAGGGCCGACCACGACGCAGACCATTATCCGCCGCTGCAGACGCCTATTAATATTAAGCG CAACATGTCGGCGCGCAACCTGTCCAACTTCGCGGAGTCGGCGATGGCGGTGAACCGCGTGATCCAGCAGCACTTCTCCATGAACTACTCGTACCTGGAGCCGGCGGCGCCGCTGCGCTCCAGCAAGTCGTGCcagccggcgccggcgccgctgCCCGCGCCCGCGCGCACGTGCCGCGCGCCGCTCGGCCTGTCCCCGCCCGCCGACAGCACGCTGCTGCGCCGCCGCCTGCAGGCCGCGCTGGCGCACTAG